One region of Nothobranchius furzeri strain GRZ-AD chromosome 16, NfurGRZ-RIMD1, whole genome shotgun sequence genomic DNA includes:
- the rai2 gene encoding retinoic acid-induced protein 2 encodes MEGSDDVRPNVTQAQNAVCGPEQGGGEVVGKVEDGGNQPNADSCGSSVAGLNKEGLSNHVDNPAPSLLSPTAETPGGVALKVATTVLHPVCLGESPLMLPIHLQMAGAAGPQLGQIGAAPYLITSQSPVSLPLVLDQQVIQHMSPPVLPQNTACSQLPLQNNILCQNLFGLPPAVDPKVAGQAQEANLLSLLQNPGFAAILQDLFPPQAGSSTCQSPGSAFFPFPPLTPSYSSSLAPLVPPATILVPYPVIIPLPVPLPIPLPIPIPVPQTEDSKGTMPKPVCTVSKSTQTSSKDTTSPSSSTRKCTSPFQPQNGSPSSLPLEEGHVLDLSVRACPIELKQEYPSPQQDSVLDLSVPSVRKLCVPSERQAALESGQDPNSSALSLGVECSQSLDSKLLGSLTSLEFSRQHKWLLDTSVAGSSSLGQEASLSGAGNLEIVSTSQTAKVIVSVKDAIPAILCGKIKGLSGVSTKNFSIKRDGSQGSLQQLYGMPSVSHGDQDPNNPHKKVSKNRGIKLKKVSSQEIHFLPIKKQRLAALLPRK; translated from the coding sequence ATGGAAGGAAGTGATGATGTGCGCCCAAACGTAACACAAGCTCAGAATGCCGTGTGCGGCCCAGAGCAGGGAGGAGGGGAAGTGGTCGGTAAGGTGGAAGATGGAGGAAACCAGCCGAATGCTGATTCTTGTGGCAGCAGCGTAGCGGGACTGAACAAAGAGGGGCTGTCTAACCACGTGGACAATCCTGCTCCATCTCTGTTGAGTCCCACCGCTGAGACTCCAGGGGGGGTGGCTCTCAAAGTAGCTACGACTGTCCTTCACCCCGTGTGTCTGGGAGAGAGTCCGCTGATGCTGCCTATCCACCTCCAGATGGCCGGAGCAGCCGGGCCTCAGCTCGGACAGATAGGGGCAGCGCCGTACTTGATAACGAGCCAAAGCCCAGTTTCACTGCCGCTGGTTTTGGACCAGCAGGTCATCCAACACATGAGTCCCCCGGTGCTCCCTCAGAACACTGCCTGCTCTCAGCTGCCCCTCCAGAACAACATCCTGTGTCAGAATCTGTTTGGTCTACCTCCAGCTGTTGACCCAAAGGTAGCGGGGCAGGCTCAGGAGGCCAACCTGCTCTCTCTCCTGCAGAATCCAGGTTTTGCAGCCATCTTGCAGGACCTCTTTCCTCCTCAGGCAGGTTCATCAACCTGTCAGTCTCCAGGCTCAGCCTTCTTCCCCTTCCCTCCCCTCACTCCTTCCTACTCCTCCTCTCTGGCACCGCTGGTACCTCCTGCTACAATTCTGGTCCCCTATCCTGTCATCATTCCCCTACCCGTTCCTCTGCCCATCCCACTCCCCATCCCCATCCCCGTCCCTCAGACTGAGGACTCGAAGGGGACCATGCCAAAACCAGTTTGCACTGTGAGTAAAAGCACTCAGACATCATCTAAAGATACTACCTCTCCCTCATCATCTACAAGGAAGTGCACGTCTCCTTTCCAGCCCCAAAACGGGTCCCCGTCCTCTCTGCCTCTAGAGGAGGGACATGTGCTGGACCTCTCCGTCAGGGCATGTCCAATAGAACTGAAACAAGAATATCCCAGTCCACAGCAGGACAGTGTGCTGGACTTGTCCGTGCCCAGTGTGAGAAAGTTGTGCGTCCCGTCAGAAAGACAAGCGGCTTTAGAGTCGGGCCAAGATCCAAATAGCTCTGCATTGTCTCTGGGTGTTGAATGTTCTCAGAGTTTAGACTCCAAACTCCTGGGCAGCCTGACCTCGCTGGAGTTCAGCCGGCAGCACAAGTGGCTGTTGGACACCAGCGTGGCTGGCTCCAGCTCTCTGGGTCAGGAGGCGTCTCTGAGCGGAGCTGGAAACCTGGAGATAGTCAGCACCTCTCAGACGGCCAAGGTTATTGTCTCTGTGAAGGACGCCATCCCTGCTATCCTCTGTGGAAAAATCAAAGGCCTCTCAGGAGTCTCCACCAAGAACTTCTCCATCAAGCGGGATGGCAGCCAGGGGTCGCTGCAGCAGCTCTACGGGATGCCGTCAGTGTCTCATGGGGACCAAGACCCCAACAACCCTCATAAAAAGGTCTCCAAAAACAGAGGTATCAAACTCAAGAAGGTCAGCTCACAGGAGATCCACTTCCTACCCATTAAGAAGCAGAGACTGGCGGCACTGCTGCCCAGGAAGTGA
- the sft2d2a gene encoding SFT2 domain containing 2a isoform X1, giving the protein MDKLKSVLSGEEARREDRNVLQTVSEASSLSWSTRIKGFIACFVVGAACTVLGVCVLFLPKIGLTLFIVFYTFGNICALCSTMFLMGPVKQLKRMCDKTRALATTIMLTCLVLTLCAAFWWKNFGLALLFCILQVLSFTWYSLSYIPCVREAILRLVALCLK; this is encoded by the exons ATGGATAAGTTAAAATCTGTTTTAAGTGGAGAAGAGGCGCGGAGAGAAGACAGAAACGTCTTACAG ACCGTGAGTGAAGCCTCGTCTTTGAGCTGGAGCACTCGGATCAAAGGATTCATTGCTTGTTTCGTGGTGGGAGCGGCGTGCACAGTTTTG GGGGTGTGTGTCCTCTTTCTGCCCAAGATTGGTCTGACGCTCTTCATTGTCTTCTACACATTCGGGAACATATGTGCTTTGTGCAG TACAATGTTTCTGATGGGACCAGTGAAGCAGCTGAAAAGGATGTGTGACAAAACCAGAGCACTGGCCACCACCATAATGCTT ACTTGCCTTGTGTTGACTCTCTGTGCAGCTTTCTGG TGGAAGAACTTTGGTCTTGCTTTGCTGTTTTGCATTTTGCAGGTCTTGTCTTTTACCTG GTACAGTCTGTCATACATCCCATGTGTGAG GGAGGCGATCTTGCGGCTAGTGGCTCTCTGCTTGAAATGA
- the sft2d2a gene encoding SFT2 domain containing 2a isoform X2, which produces MDKLKSVLSGEEARREDRNVLQTVSEASSLSWSTRIKGFIACFVVGAACTVLGVCVLFLPKIGLTLFIVFYTFGNICALCSTMFLMGPVKQLKRMCDKTRALATTIMLTCLVLTLCAAFWVLSFTWYSLSYIPCVREAILRLVALCLK; this is translated from the exons ATGGATAAGTTAAAATCTGTTTTAAGTGGAGAAGAGGCGCGGAGAGAAGACAGAAACGTCTTACAG ACCGTGAGTGAAGCCTCGTCTTTGAGCTGGAGCACTCGGATCAAAGGATTCATTGCTTGTTTCGTGGTGGGAGCGGCGTGCACAGTTTTG GGGGTGTGTGTCCTCTTTCTGCCCAAGATTGGTCTGACGCTCTTCATTGTCTTCTACACATTCGGGAACATATGTGCTTTGTGCAG TACAATGTTTCTGATGGGACCAGTGAAGCAGCTGAAAAGGATGTGTGACAAAACCAGAGCACTGGCCACCACCATAATGCTT ACTTGCCTTGTGTTGACTCTCTGTGCAGCTTTCTGG GTCTTGTCTTTTACCTG GTACAGTCTGTCATACATCCCATGTGTGAG GGAGGCGATCTTGCGGCTAGTGGCTCTCTGCTTGAAATGA